The Mammaliicoccus sciuri genome window below encodes:
- the queG gene encoding tRNA epoxyqueuosine(34) reductase QueG: protein MNLDQLKQEVIDYAHSIGIDSIGFTTADPFDELKKKLEDYHSKGYASGFEESDIELRTVPKLSLPSARSIIAIAVGYPNKLKGAPKSVRGDRRGMFARASWGQDYHTIMRNRLDKLSLFLKEKVPDVEIKSMVDTGVLSDRSVAERAGLGFAGKNGFIINEELGTWSYLGEMLVSIPFKPDDPVIDSCGDCNICVDRCPTGALVGNGQLNSQKCISFLTQTKGYLKDEYRYKIGNRLYGCDTCQQVCPRNRGINTEHDDIILEPEVLKPRLVPLLKMSNKEFKNTYGHLAGAWRGKKPIQRNAIVALAHFNEESAIPELKDVALTDPRPMIRGTAFWAIGQIQGEEARPFIMSHYEREIEEVQEEMIKGLEIRRK from the coding sequence TTGAATTTAGATCAATTGAAGCAAGAAGTGATAGATTATGCACATTCTATTGGTATTGATAGTATTGGATTTACAACTGCTGATCCTTTTGATGAATTAAAGAAAAAGTTAGAAGATTATCATTCTAAAGGATATGCTTCTGGGTTTGAAGAAAGTGATATTGAGTTAAGAACAGTCCCTAAATTATCATTACCATCTGCTCGCTCAATTATAGCAATTGCTGTAGGGTATCCGAATAAATTAAAGGGTGCTCCTAAAAGTGTTAGAGGAGATAGAAGAGGTATGTTTGCGCGTGCTTCATGGGGCCAAGATTATCATACTATTATGAGAAATCGCCTTGATAAACTCAGTTTATTCCTAAAAGAAAAAGTGCCTGATGTAGAAATTAAATCAATGGTCGATACTGGTGTCTTGTCTGACCGTTCAGTAGCTGAAAGAGCTGGTTTAGGATTTGCAGGTAAAAATGGATTTATTATTAATGAAGAACTTGGTACTTGGAGTTATCTTGGTGAAATGTTAGTCAGTATTCCATTTAAACCTGATGATCCAGTTATAGATAGTTGTGGTGATTGTAACATTTGTGTTGATAGATGTCCGACAGGTGCCTTAGTAGGTAATGGTCAATTAAATAGTCAAAAATGTATCAGCTTTTTAACACAAACAAAAGGTTATTTAAAAGATGAATACCGCTATAAAATAGGAAATCGTTTATACGGATGTGACACATGCCAACAAGTGTGCCCGCGAAATAGAGGAATTAATACTGAACATGACGACATTATATTAGAACCTGAGGTACTGAAACCTAGACTTGTCCCACTACTTAAAATGTCTAATAAAGAATTTAAAAATACTTATGGACATTTAGCTGGTGCATGGAGAGGTAAAAAGCCGATTCAACGAAATGCGATTGTCGCACTAGCTCACTTTAATGAAGAAAGTGCAATACCAGAATTGAAAGATGTTGCGTTAACAGATCCGCGACCAATGATAAGAGGTACTGCATTTTGGGCTATCGGTCAAATACAAGGTGAAGAGGCAAGACCATTCATAATGTCACACTATGAACGTGAAATAGAAGAAGTCCAAGAAGAAATGATAAAAGGATTAGAGATTAGGAGAAAATAA
- the ppx gene encoding exopolyphosphatase, giving the protein MKILGLIDIGSNTIRLVIFEYSKDTGLNELQNVKTPARLSQYLEEDKTMNKDGINILVETLNSFKKVAEKFQVEELVPAATAAVRQSKNIDEIIKSVKDKTNLDIEIIPEQDEAFYGFYAATHTLNINNGITVDIGGGSTEITYFEDKKLKEAISFPFGVVTLEKMFFADKDHNDKNAIKKCEKYVKEQFESEKWIKDKNVPIIGIGGSARNNARIHQSLNNYPIAGVHGYDMTKKGLEEVFDVLKKSDKSELKDLDGLSRDRTDIILPSSIVFNTLYDIADANRFTFSRKGLREGLVMTRIKEEFSKAFNKNNVTSDALKHIANEYNINASNGKQRMKLAEDLLNKLEEITSFKISKEDRDIFNEAAYLYYLGSFIDADSSSQHTYYIIANSSINGLSHKERVKLALLASFKNKTLLKFYIKGTPWFEDEEIELIQKLGGIIKFAHALNVSNTDCIESMALIEKKNEFELRAKYVTDPIAEEYQSDRQKKHLEKLLPKKLNIIFTQD; this is encoded by the coding sequence ATGAAGATATTAGGATTAATAGATATAGGTTCCAATACTATAAGACTTGTTATTTTTGAATACTCTAAAGATACAGGTTTAAATGAACTACAAAACGTTAAAACACCAGCACGTTTGAGTCAATATTTAGAAGAAGATAAAACAATGAATAAAGATGGAATCAATATTTTAGTAGAAACTTTAAATAGTTTTAAAAAAGTTGCCGAAAAATTTCAAGTGGAAGAACTTGTCCCTGCAGCTACAGCAGCAGTCAGACAATCTAAAAATATAGATGAAATTATAAAAAGTGTAAAAGACAAAACGAATCTTGATATTGAAATTATCCCAGAACAAGATGAGGCGTTTTATGGATTTTATGCAGCAACACATACTTTAAATATAAATAATGGTATTACAGTTGATATAGGTGGTGGTTCAACAGAAATAACTTATTTTGAAGATAAAAAGTTAAAAGAGGCAATAAGTTTTCCTTTCGGTGTTGTAACTTTAGAGAAAATGTTTTTCGCTGATAAAGATCACAATGATAAAAATGCGATTAAAAAATGTGAGAAGTATGTTAAAGAACAGTTTGAATCTGAAAAATGGATAAAGGATAAAAACGTTCCTATTATTGGAATTGGTGGATCTGCCCGAAATAATGCGCGTATACATCAGTCTTTAAATAATTATCCAATTGCTGGTGTACATGGCTATGACATGACTAAAAAAGGGCTTGAAGAAGTGTTTGATGTATTGAAAAAATCTGATAAAAGTGAATTGAAAGATTTAGATGGTTTAAGTAGAGACCGTACAGATATCATTTTACCTAGTTCTATTGTTTTTAATACATTATATGATATCGCAGATGCAAATCGTTTTACATTCTCAAGAAAAGGTCTTCGTGAAGGTTTAGTGATGACAAGAATTAAAGAAGAATTTTCAAAGGCATTTAATAAAAATAATGTCACAAGTGATGCATTAAAACATATAGCAAATGAATATAATATCAATGCTTCAAATGGTAAACAGCGCATGAAATTAGCTGAAGATTTGTTAAACAAATTAGAAGAAATCACTAGCTTCAAAATTTCAAAAGAAGATAGAGATATATTTAATGAAGCGGCATATTTATATTATTTAGGTTCATTTATAGATGCAGATTCTAGTTCACAACATACGTATTATATTATAGCCAATTCAAGTATTAATGGCTTATCGCATAAAGAAAGGGTTAAATTAGCACTTTTGGCAAGTTTTAAAAACAAGACATTATTAAAATTCTATATAAAGGGGACGCCTTGGTTTGAAGATGAAGAAATTGAACTTATTCAAAAGCTTGGCGGCATCATTAAGTTTGCACATGCTTTAAATGTTTCTAATACCGATTGCATCGAATCAATGGCATTAATTGAAAAGAAAAATGAATTTGAATTAAGAGCCAAATACGTTACAGACCCAATCGCTGAAGAATATCAATCTGATAGACAGAAAAAACATTTAGAAAAGTTATTACCGAAAAAACTTAATATTATATTTACACAAGATTAA
- a CDS encoding 6-phosphogluconolactonase: MTLNFKVFETKDIAARYAADVVRKQFNSDSTSVVGVHLEAEQTSFFDELLDDVKKNPVNFSQIHILDFDGKEDYYTELGVPAKQVLKTDVGSDVEAFIKEKVNTDKKKNKLMLDVVTLTEDSRTGLDYDQAIHPAREVIVLVTGKEKAKAVSQLYQEPANGSVESAKLKQHRMVTVVLDNEAAQGLPEDVRSYFSIQFS; this comes from the coding sequence ATGACTTTAAACTTTAAAGTATTTGAAACAAAAGATATTGCTGCACGATATGCTGCAGATGTAGTTCGCAAACAATTTAATTCAGACAGCACTTCAGTTGTCGGTGTACATTTAGAAGCAGAGCAAACATCATTTTTCGATGAACTATTAGATGATGTTAAGAAAAATCCTGTGAACTTCAGTCAAATTCATATTTTAGATTTTGATGGTAAAGAAGATTATTACACAGAATTAGGAGTTCCTGCTAAACAAGTATTAAAAACTGATGTCGGTAGTGATGTTGAAGCATTTATTAAAGAAAAAGTGAATACTGACAAAAAGAAAAACAAATTAATGTTAGATGTTGTCACTTTAACTGAAGATAGCAGAACTGGATTAGACTATGATCAAGCAATTCACCCAGCAAGAGAAGTTATCGTACTTGTCACTGGTAAAGAAAAAGCTAAAGCAGTAAGTCAGTTATATCAAGAACCTGCAAATGGTTCTGTTGAATCCGCTAAATTAAAACAACATAGAATGGTAACAGTTGTATTAGATAATGAAGCGGCACAAGGCTTACCTGAAGACGTTAGATCTTACTTCTCAATTCAATTTTCATAA
- the nagA gene encoding N-acetylglucosamine-6-phosphate deacetylase, translating to MDNYILKNAQIYTETYKIDHGYIEVRNGCIHDIQEGEYTGRLQTIDANGQHVLPGFIDIHIHGGYGQDAMDATPETLDLLSEKLLSEGTTSFLATTMTQSTEAINAALVNVANYKPIDDKRAEILGVHLEGPFISEHKVGAQNPAFVARPTVQKFKDFQDKANGAIKIVTIAPEVEGAEEVIKELHEDVIFSAGHTVSDYDGIEKAVQNGLKHITHLYNAQTTFTHREPGVFGAALTDERLTTEVIVDGIHSHPAAVKLAYLAKGNENFCIITDAMRAKGMKDGKYDLGGQDVFVKNNEARLETGSLAGSILLMNKGLKNLMDFANIPLEEAWRTASLNQAIRLKVDDRIGSIKVGKQADLVIADSELNVLTTIKKGIL from the coding sequence ATGGATAATTATATTTTGAAAAACGCACAAATTTATACTGAAACATATAAAATTGATCATGGCTATATCGAAGTGCGTAATGGATGTATTCACGATATTCAAGAAGGGGAATATACAGGTAGATTACAAACGATAGATGCAAATGGTCAACATGTACTTCCGGGATTTATTGATATACATATTCATGGCGGTTATGGCCAAGATGCAATGGATGCAACACCAGAAACATTGGATTTATTATCTGAGAAATTATTGTCTGAAGGTACGACTAGCTTTTTAGCCACTACAATGACACAGTCAACTGAAGCCATCAATGCTGCATTAGTAAATGTTGCAAACTATAAACCGATAGATGATAAACGTGCTGAAATACTCGGTGTACATTTAGAAGGTCCATTTATTTCAGAACATAAAGTTGGTGCTCAAAATCCTGCATTTGTTGCAAGACCTACAGTACAAAAATTTAAAGATTTTCAAGATAAAGCAAATGGCGCGATTAAAATAGTGACAATTGCGCCAGAAGTTGAAGGTGCAGAGGAAGTTATTAAAGAACTTCATGAAGATGTTATTTTTTCAGCAGGACATACCGTATCTGATTACGATGGTATTGAAAAAGCAGTTCAAAATGGTCTTAAGCATATTACACATTTATATAATGCACAAACAACATTTACACATAGAGAACCAGGCGTATTTGGTGCCGCTCTGACTGATGAAAGATTAACAACAGAAGTTATTGTTGATGGCATTCATTCTCATCCTGCTGCAGTGAAATTAGCATATCTTGCTAAAGGAAATGAGAATTTCTGCATTATTACAGATGCAATGCGTGCAAAAGGCATGAAGGATGGTAAATACGATCTTGGTGGCCAAGATGTATTTGTTAAAAATAACGAAGCTAGATTAGAAACTGGTTCACTTGCAGGAAGTATATTACTTATGAACAAAGGCTTAAAAAATTTAATGGACTTTGCAAATATACCGCTTGAAGAAGCATGGCGTACTGCAAGTTTAAACCAAGCTATTCGATTGAAAGTTGATGATAGAATTGGCTCAATCAAAGTTGGGAAACAAGCAGATCTTGTTATAGCTGATTCAGAATTAAATGTTTTAACTACTATTAAAAAGGGTATATTATAG
- the trmL gene encoding tRNA (uridine(34)/cytosine(34)/5-carboxymethylaminomethyluridine(34)-2'-O)-methyltransferase TrmL — translation MTNHVVLYQPEIPANTGNIARSCAATDTTLHLIRPLGFSTDDKMLRRAGLDYWKFVNIVYYDSIEEFFEKTEGGNYYLLTKFGTQPHTQFDYSNVEENHYFIFGRETTGLPDWVKEKYKDTALRIPMNDNVRSLNLSNTAAILIYEALRQQNYPNLS, via the coding sequence ATGACAAATCATGTAGTTTTATATCAACCAGAAATTCCAGCGAATACTGGAAATATTGCACGTAGCTGTGCAGCAACAGATACAACTTTACACTTAATTAGACCTTTAGGTTTTAGTACGGATGATAAAATGTTAAGAAGAGCGGGTTTAGATTACTGGAAATTTGTAAATATTGTTTATTATGATAGTATTGAAGAATTTTTCGAAAAGACTGAAGGTGGCAACTATTACTTACTAACGAAGTTTGGTACTCAACCACATACTCAGTTTGATTACAGTAATGTTGAAGAAAATCATTACTTTATATTTGGTAGAGAAACAACAGGACTTCCTGATTGGGTTAAAGAAAAATATAAAGATACAGCATTAAGAATTCCAATGAATGATAATGTAAGATCTTTAAATTTATCTAATACTGCTGCAATATTAATTTATGAAGCGTTAAGACAACAAAATTATCCTAATTTATCATAG
- a CDS encoding SAS053 family DNA gyrase inhibitor translates to MKRHKAYLKTLDLTSQFNFHKKVRNLNKNLEEENEMVQDLEDVKELGKEMEQISEQNDEAFEEKKSEQES, encoded by the coding sequence ATGAAGCGGCACAAGGCTTACCTGAAGACGTTAGATCTTACTTCTCAATTCAATTTTCATAAGAAGGTGAGAAATTTGAATAAAAATCTAGAAGAAGAAAATGAAATGGTTCAAGACCTAGAAGATGTTAAGGAACTAGGTAAAGAAATGGAACAAATATCAGAACAAAATGACGAAGCTTTTGAAGAAAAGAAATCTGAACAAGAGTCTTAA
- the fumC gene encoding class II fumarate hydratase → MSYRIEHDTFGEIKVPSDKYWKAQTQRSKQNFPVGKEQMPIEVIYGFAHLKRAAAISNHELGKLSDDKKDAIVYATDEILNGNLDEHFPLVVWQTGSGTQSNMNVNEVVSYVANEYLKEKGSEESVHPNDHVNMSQSSNDTYPTAMHVALYHEIESKLLPAIGTLRDTFKKKEEDFKDIIKIGRTHLQDATPLTLGQEVSGWRYMLDKCESLLNESKGQLLNLAIGGTAVGTGINAHPEFGDKVAKQISEQLGYPFVSSENKFHALTAHDEVVYVHGALKALASDLMKIANDVRWLASGPRAGLAEISIPENEPGSSIMPGKVNPTQCEMLTMVAVQVLGNDAAVGIAASQGNFELNVFKPVILYNTLQSIYLLTDGIETFNNNCAVGIEPIEENIDKYLNQSLMLVTALNPHIGYENAAAIAKNAHKNGLTLKESAIESGLLTEEQFDEWIKPEDMISSKK, encoded by the coding sequence ATGAGTTACAGAATTGAACATGATACATTTGGTGAAATTAAAGTTCCAAGCGATAAATATTGGAAAGCACAAACACAAAGAAGTAAACAGAATTTCCCAGTAGGTAAAGAACAAATGCCAATTGAAGTGATTTATGGATTTGCACATTTAAAAAGAGCAGCAGCGATTTCAAATCATGAACTTGGTAAATTATCTGATGATAAGAAAGATGCCATTGTATATGCTACTGATGAAATTTTAAATGGAAACTTAGATGAACATTTTCCTCTAGTAGTTTGGCAAACAGGTAGTGGTACACAAAGTAATATGAACGTGAACGAAGTTGTGAGCTACGTTGCAAATGAATACTTGAAAGAAAAAGGTTCAGAAGAGTCCGTTCATCCAAATGATCATGTTAATATGTCTCAAAGTTCAAATGATACATATCCAACTGCAATGCATGTTGCTTTATATCATGAAATTGAATCTAAATTATTACCAGCAATTGGTACGTTAAGAGATACATTTAAGAAAAAAGAAGAAGATTTCAAAGATATTATTAAAATCGGTAGAACACATCTACAAGATGCAACACCTTTAACTTTAGGTCAAGAAGTTAGTGGTTGGAGATATATGTTAGATAAATGTGAATCATTATTAAATGAATCTAAAGGTCAATTATTAAACTTAGCAATTGGTGGTACAGCAGTTGGTACTGGTATCAACGCACATCCAGAATTCGGCGATAAAGTAGCTAAACAAATTAGCGAACAATTAGGCTATCCATTTGTATCATCTGAAAATAAATTCCATGCATTAACTGCTCATGATGAAGTTGTTTATGTTCATGGCGCCCTTAAAGCATTAGCAAGTGACTTAATGAAGATTGCGAATGATGTAAGATGGTTAGCTTCTGGCCCAAGAGCTGGATTAGCTGAAATTTCAATTCCAGAGAACGAACCAGGTTCATCAATCATGCCAGGTAAAGTAAACCCAACTCAATGTGAAATGTTAACAATGGTTGCTGTTCAAGTACTAGGAAATGATGCAGCAGTAGGCATAGCAGCATCACAAGGTAACTTTGAATTAAATGTATTTAAACCAGTTATTTTATACAATACATTACAATCTATTTATTTATTAACAGATGGTATTGAAACATTTAATAACAATTGTGCTGTTGGAATAGAACCGATTGAAGAAAATATCGATAAATATTTAAATCAATCATTGATGCTTGTTACTGCATTAAATCCACATATTGGATATGAAAATGCAGCAGCAATCGCGAAAAATGCTCACAAAAATGGATTAACATTAAAAGAATCAGCAATTGAATCTGGACTTCTAACAGAAGAACAATTTGATGAATGGATTAAACCAGAAGATATGATAAGCTCTAAAAAATAA